Proteins from a single region of Methanoculleus taiwanensis:
- a CDS encoding HIT family protein has protein sequence MVQNTGMLTCPFCNPRPEEIVLASDLCYARYDKYPVNPGHLLVIPFRHVAGFFDATDEEQAALFALVREAKHLLDERFRPDGYNIGVNVGEAAGQTVMHLHVHVIPRYTGDMEELRGGVRGVIPERRVY, from the coding sequence ATGGTACAAAACACGGGCATGCTGACCTGTCCGTTCTGCAATCCCCGCCCCGAGGAGATCGTGCTCGCGAGCGATCTCTGCTACGCCCGCTACGACAAGTACCCGGTGAACCCCGGCCACCTCCTCGTCATCCCCTTCCGGCACGTCGCCGGCTTCTTCGACGCGACGGACGAGGAGCAGGCCGCCCTCTTCGCGCTCGTCCGCGAGGCGAAACATCTCCTTGATGAACGCTTCCGTCCCGACGGCTACAACATCGGCGTGAACGTCGGCGAGGCTGCCGGGCAGACGGTGATGCACCTGCACGTGCACGTCATCCCGCGGTATACCGGGGATATGGAGGAGCTGCGGGGCGGGGTGCGAGGGGTTATTCCGGAAAGGCGGGTGTATTGA